Sequence from the Fundulus heteroclitus isolate FHET01 chromosome 7, MU-UCD_Fhet_4.1, whole genome shotgun sequence genome:
GATGTTGGGCCCTAAACATTAGACTGGTAATCTTTAAATATCTCTGCAGGGGGACCCAAAGCTTAGATTTGCATCAAATACCAGGATCCTGCTGTGAGGAGATGTCTTAAACTGGTTGGTGAAGGGCTGCATTGATTGGGGGCGTTCTAGATAATGTCACGGTTTGTCTGCTTCGGTGCATGTGAGAATTCTGTCCTCAGATAATTGATTTCCTGAGGTTGTTTGTCCAGTTATGGGCGGGATAGCACAAAAGATCTAAAATGGGGCTCAGAATAAACCATGTTGCTCTGAAGGATCTTCTCTGGCCATCTTCTGGTAAGTGTCCCTCGTTTGTCTCTCGTCACAGTGATCTTAGAATGCTTTATTAATGAACTTGTTTTCAGACGATGCTCTTGAAACCAGTTAACTGTGCTTGGTAGCTGTCCGGCCTGGCTGAAGAAAGCAGGAAAATAATTGGTGAAAGACAAGAACAGAAGTGCCTACTCCCAGTTCTCTTTTTCCCTGGTGTGTGATTTGTAGACAGGGTGCAGGAAAAGCACTTCCCCGACTGGCTTGTATTCAAAACACGGCGCCTTGTCGTTAAGCTACACTGTAATGGCTCTGAATGGAGGTAAAGAATTCTTGTCAGACACTGTATGTCATGTATTGTCCTAATTTTAATGAACGTGTATGTTGATTTTAGCAGATCACACTTGTAAACCTGGTATGGATTGTTCAAAGGACTCTAATCAGTGTTATAAATCTATTTGATTTAAACCAACAGTGGTGTCCagtgaaatattttctttttgctgaaTATCTGACTTGAAAATTAGTTTATGCTGATGTATTGGGAGGACACTTTTATCCAAAGTGTCTTCCAAATAGCAATGCGGGTAACATCAAAGCTGACAATAAGCTACTTGGAAAGAGATTGAGGGCAAAGCACAGAGAAGGTGCCAGGGTAGGAGAGGTTTCTCTGAAGAGCTGGGTCTTCAAGGGTTTTATGGAAACAGACAGGACCTGTTGCATAAAAGCGGCGAATGCATACCCATACCCATCTGCTGAAGCGGCTGAACTGCAGCGCTTGTCAAAGTTCAGAAACGACCTGAAATATTGGAATAAAAATCTAAGAAATTTGGTCTGtaaaaattatattaattaGCAGATGTCTTTATAGAAAGGTGGACCTGGaattcaaactgttttaaaatatgtttaaatgtcattgaatattaaaaaaagctgACATTAGCTAACAGCATTtgctaactttaataaaaaatagcaTGTTAATAATTAGTATTAGCATGTTAGATCAACATTACAAACTTTAGCTGTTATACTACTACTAGCATGTTAGTCATAGACAATATGTTTATCTCTGTTAGCTAGAAATGGCTAGCAATAACCAATTAGTATGTTAGATCAGCATTGCTAATATTAACGAATAAACAATAGCATTTTAATACTAGCTAGTATTAAAATGTTAGATCAGCATTACAAACTTTAGTTATTATGCCATTACTAGTATgttagttatatatatatatatatatatatatatatatatatatatatatatatatatatatatatatatatatatatatatatatatataaataaaatgtatgttggTTATAAATAGCATTAGCTAATAGGCTAATATTAGCATGTCAGATCAGCATTTTCTAACTTTAACTGATACACAAGTAGCGTGTTAATACTAGCTAGTATTAGCATGTTAGATCAACACTACAAACTTTAGTTATTATACCATTACTAGTATGTTAGTTATAGACAATATATACGTATGATGTTAGTTATAAATAGCATTAGCTAATAGGCTAATATTTGCATGTTAGATCAGCATTTCTAACTTTAACTAGTATCATAATGGAAACAAATGGTCTAATAACCGATTATGTTACAATTTGCATATTAGCCAGCAATAGTTAAATGCAACTATGTGAAGGGTAGCTAATGTAATGTTGCATTTCCTAATAACATGCTTATGTTTACTAACCAAAATACTATTTTGaagcactttttaaaattaatttagaaaGCAAATCAAAGGTTTGGGACGTTTGCACTGATATATCCATGGGATGGTCTTGTTATGCTTTCATTTTCTCATTGATTGATAACTTTTACTGCCATCAAAGAACTTTTCTCTTGTCTTATATCCAGGTGAGGGAGAAAACTCCTGAACCTGCTTGATTGCTTGATGCAAGAGCTTGACTGTTGCATCTCTAGACATATGCAAATGCTGGCATTTAACTGGCAAtcccagcagaaaaaaacaggatccaACTAAAAATGTCACTTTAAACTGTGATTCtattaaactgataaaaagTATTATTGTAATAAATACCACAATTCATAGCTGGAAGTTACTGAATGAGCTACAGTGCAAAGCTTAAAGGGTTGTctagttttttttcaataaacaagAGTCTAGATATTTAAAACTGATGCCTTATTCAGTGTTTATAAGTCCAATTTTACTTCCAAGGAATGAGAATGTCGGACATCTGTGATTCTAGAGCTTAGCACAATTATCCAAAACTCATCTGCATACAGGAAATACAGAATATTGCTGCAGATAACCGGCTACATTTGCACTCAGGATAACAAAAGAGAAATGTATTTGTGAAGCCCTCCTTATAATTAATTTATTGcttaaaagttttcattcaaCCTGGCTGAGAGTTCAGCCTTACAGGTGCTTTGAATAGAGAATGCTCATAATAGGGAAGCTGAATTTCCCAAATTTCTGTAGTTTTAGTGATTTCACAAAACTGTCAAGtagttcattaaaaaaaaccttcagcttTTATTGTTGCTGTTAAATCAGAAATCTCCAGTACAAAACTGTAACTCAAAAATCATGTTTTCTAAAATGCTCTGGGCttgtttaaaacacataaaacgaaattttaataaagaaatccaCTTCCTGCGCTCTAACCATCACTCTCGTCATCGTCCTTGGCCTGGTAAATGACCTGGTTCCTGCGTTTGATTCTTGGAGTCGTGCCTCCGTTGCCTGCCTTGTTGCTCTCATTGCTGCTCCGTTTCAGGATGCGAGCGGCAGGGACCTCCTCTTCAACGCCGTCACACTGTCCTTCCTGACTGGCCTCCAACTGAGCGGGAGCAGCTTTAGGGGTAGAGTGGGAGGGAGGAGGCAGGTTCATCGGGGAGGAATGGAGGGAGGGGGTGACACAAGATTTGGGCTCTGGTAGAACCAATCGACTGGGGGTTTGGATGTCTGAGGACAAGTCTGCCTTCTCCATCATCTTTGATTcacctccttcctcctcttcttcttcttcccactCGTCCTCTATGGTGATCTCATCAGGGTTAAAGGAACTTGACAACCCCGAGGTATCAGTCGGATACTCGCTGGGTTCATCTGTACTTTCATTCTCCTCATCCTCGTCCTCCCCTCCGGTGCTGCTCTGAGACATGCCCACGTCATCGCCTCTCTGCCCGACCTTGGAGTAGATGTCCGTGAGGCCGAACTTGGCGCAGAGCTCTGTTGTCTGGGGGTTGGTGTTGTAGCTCGGGGAGGCGTATGGCTGGGGGTTGCCGGGGTCGTATGGTGGCACCGTACGGCTGAAGTTGTCTGGAATATCCAGCTCCCCGCTGAGATCTTCCACCACCTGCATCATGTCTGCCTCCGAAGCTCTGAAGTCCCACCTGACAGTTAGACAATCCACAGTTCAAACAGCCGCATCATGACAAATGACTGTCCATAGTTAGGCCGagaacatgtttttgttgttttaatgcgtGAATGTAACTTCAGCATCTATGGAATTGCTCCTGTAAAATCAACAGGTCTCCTTTGGGAAGAACAGGCTAACCCCAAAGACTTTTCCATGTCCTGTGGCTCTATTTCAACTCTCTCGTTTCCAGAATTAACCCTAGAATGACACGACCGACCAAACAAACTCACTGCCAACAGTTATGCACTAAAAATCCATGGTTTGATTTAGTATCTTATCATAGGCATCAACAATGAGTCCCGGTATATAAGAGCCTGTGGCAAAAGCCAACATGTGTGCCCTCTGGTGCCGGTTCTGGGTATAGCAATCATCTCTGACTCTATCAGCATGTGGACCAAATTTCTTCTAAATCAGACCATTCCTTCGGATTCTGGtttctctttttattgtttcactaGAGAACGTAGATCCTTATATTAACTTAAATTTTCATGAAGGCAAACATTTCTACATCCAGCAGATTCTATAAAAAGAGGCTGAAAACTAAGACAGATAAAACAGAGCACCTCTGCCATGAGCGCTTTGGCTTCTCTTTTACTTGCTGAATAAAGCATATATACGTCCTGACGCCGAGAAAATTTTGCTTCCGTCTAAAGTGCTTCTTACATCTTCTGACGTTATTTTTAAATACCCCGTTGACAATGACAACTAACACAAAGTTTTCATTCCCCGGTAGCGGTTATCACACTGGCCAGTCAAGCTGGAAACAGTCCAATTCAGGTCAACGGCCAAAGTCTCGGCCCTTATCTCATTTTCATGTAAAGTTATCCGTTTACTGAAATAATGTAAGCACATGCTGAGGCTTAATAAGGTTTGGTCACCGTCTAtttcagataattatttttctgaaacttctttttttttttaccgttcaTGCAGGCCATTATTCTCTGGGGGGTTCCAGCGCTGAGGAGTGGTCATTTGTAAACTGTTGGTGGCTTTTAGAATAGCAACCCACTCTGGATCGTATTCCAGACCCTCAGATGAGCTTGGCCTATCTGGAATATCCACAATCTGAAACGCACAAAGATATTTAGGTACACTGTAGACCCACGCATATAAAGCACATCAAACGTATGACGGAaacgtttcatctgacctgcaaGAACTCCCTGTAGGGGAGACATTTATCCAGAGACAGGAACTTGGTCACACGCGGGGCTGCTTTATCCTTAGGCTGCAGATCAGGCAAACAACTTTGATTGTGGACTAACATTAAAATGAGCAACGTTATAGCCTGCTGGAGAGAACGAGCCACTTACTGGATGCTGCATGACGGCAGCAAACTTTACGTGTAGATGGGCAGAGAACCAGTAGCTGGGCTGGAGATGAGCGAGCAGCTCCTTGGCAGCCGGACTTCCCAGGGTGTTCGTCTCCACTTCCTGCCGCAGAAACTTCTTCTTACGCAACAGATCCCCCGTGTTTCCATAGTGGTAGATCCCTTGCGGCCAGTCGTGGCTCATGAAAATGTCTATGGGCATCTGAATCTTTAATGAAACAGTAATAGATCAGtaagaaacagcagaaaactaaacaacTCATCTAACTGATGTCTGAAGGAGTAGTAGTTATGGAGTATTAGATATGTACCTGTCTCAGTTTAAACACCTCAATATTCCTGATGTGGTAAACGCTCCGAAGAGTTTCAGGATTATATGGCGGGAATTCAT
This genomic interval carries:
- the dbr1 gene encoding lariat debranching enzyme isoform X2 is translated as MKIAVEGCCHGELDKIYETIEYLEKKEAVKVDLLLCCGDFQAVRNEGDMKCMAVPAKYRTMQTFYKYYSGEKKAPVLTIFIGGNHEASNHLQELPYGGWVAPNIYYLGYAGVVRYKGIRIGGLSGIFKSHDYRKGHHEFPPYNPETLRSVYHIRNIEVFKLRQIQMPIDIFMSHDWPQGIYHYGNTGDLLRKKKFLRQEVETNTLGSPAAKELLAHLQPSYWFSAHLHVKFAAVMQHPPKDKAAPRVTKFLSLDKCLPYREFLQIVDIPDRPSSSEGLEYDPEWVAILKATNSLQMTTPQRWNPPENNGLHERWDFRASEADMMQVVEDLSGELDIPDNFSRTVPPYDPGNPQPYASPSYNTNPQTTELCAKFGLTDIYSKVGQRGDDVGMSQSSTGGEDEDEENESTDEPSEYPTDTSGLSSSFNPDEITIEDEWEEEEEEEGGESKMMEKADLSSDIQTPSRLVLPEPKSCVTPSLHSSPMNLPPPSHSTPKAAPAQLEASQEGQCDGVEEEVPAARILKRSSNESNKAGNGGTTPRIKRRNQVIYQAKDDDESDG
- the dbr1 gene encoding lariat debranching enzyme isoform X1; amino-acid sequence: MKIAVEGCCHGELDKIYETIEYLEKKEAVKVDLLLCCGDFQAVRNEGDMKCMAVPAKYRTMQTFYKYYSGEKKAPVLTIFIGGNHEASNHLQELPYGGWVAPNIYYLGYAGVVRYKGIRIGGLSGIFKSHDYRKSHHEFPPYNPETLRSVYHIRNIEVFKLRQIQMPIDIFMSHDWPQGIYHYGNTGDLLRKKKFLRQEVETNTLGSPAAKELLAHLQPSYWFSAHLHVKFAAVMQHPPKDKAAPRVTKFLSLDKCLPYREFLQIVDIPDRPSSSEGLEYDPEWVAILKATNSLQMTTPQRWNPPENNGLHERWDFRASEADMMQVVEDLSGELDIPDNFSRTVPPYDPGNPQPYASPSYNTNPQTTELCAKFGLTDIYSKVGQRGDDVGMSQSSTGGEDEDEENESTDEPSEYPTDTSGLSSSFNPDEITIEDEWEEEEEEEGGESKMMEKADLSSDIQTPSRLVLPEPKSCVTPSLHSSPMNLPPPSHSTPKAAPAQLEASQEGQCDGVEEEVPAARILKRSSNESNKAGNGGTTPRIKRRNQVIYQAKDDDESDG